From Campylobacter upsaliensis, the proteins below share one genomic window:
- the ilvE gene encoding branched-chain-amino-acid transaminase — MIHAEKIWLDGKLVNFKDATLHFLTHSLHYGNAVFEGTRAYKTDRGLAIFRLEEHTKRLLESAKITLLNCPFSQKELENAQIELLRANAFKENTYIRPLIFLGDGVIGLYHIKAPVRVGIAAWEWGAYLGEEGLEKGIKVKISSFARNSVKSCMGKAKASANYLNSQIAKFEAIEAGYEEALMLDEEGFVAEGTGECFFIVKNGVLITPPNDFSLKSITQDMVLKIAHDLGIDVLRQRISRDEVYTADEAFFTGTAAEITPINNIDARIIGDGLRGKLTRKIQDAYFDIVYGRNEKYASMLTYI; from the coding sequence ATGATACACGCAGAAAAAATTTGGCTTGATGGAAAACTTGTTAATTTTAAAGATGCAACTTTGCATTTTCTAACCCACTCTTTACATTATGGCAATGCCGTGTTTGAAGGGACTAGAGCTTATAAAACGGATAGAGGTTTAGCGATTTTTAGACTTGAAGAGCACACAAAAAGACTGCTTGAAAGTGCAAAAATTACGCTTTTAAATTGTCCATTCTCTCAAAAAGAGCTTGAAAATGCACAAATAGAGCTTTTAAGGGCAAATGCCTTTAAAGAAAATACTTACATACGCCCCTTAATCTTCTTAGGTGATGGCGTTATAGGGCTTTATCATATCAAAGCCCCTGTGCGTGTGGGTATAGCTGCTTGGGAATGGGGGGCTTATCTTGGCGAGGAGGGACTTGAAAAGGGTATTAAGGTCAAAATTTCCTCTTTTGCTAGAAATAGCGTCAAATCTTGTATGGGTAAGGCTAAAGCAAGTGCGAATTATCTCAATTCTCAAATTGCTAAATTTGAAGCCATAGAAGCAGGATATGAAGAAGCCTTAATGCTTGATGAAGAAGGTTTTGTGGCAGAGGGAACGGGAGAGTGCTTTTTCATCGTTAAAAATGGCGTTTTAATCACTCCGCCAAATGATTTTTCTCTCAAAAGTATCACGCAAGATATGGTGCTTAAAATCGCCCACGATTTAGGGATTGATGTGCTTAGACAAAGAATTTCACGCGATGAGGTTTATACAGCAGATGAGGCGTTTTTCACAGGCACAGCCGCAGAAATCACACCTATTAATAACATTGACGCAAGGATAATAGGCGATGGCTTACGAGGAAAACTAACTCGAAAAATTCAAGATGCCTATTTTGACATAGTTTATGGGCGTAATGAAAAATACGCTTCAATGCTAACTTATATTTAA
- a CDS encoding pseudoazurin, with protein MKILIKTAILGLLMMSLEAKNYEVKMLDLDSKNQTMIFEPAVLHIEVGDSVTFVPTHKSHWAKSVIVPKGASKFESKLDEKATFTFEKEGVYLYECPPHRMMNMLGFIQVGKAENLEQIKNAVPKLEKRAMMNQGRLEAYVKELK; from the coding sequence ATGAAAATTTTAATTAAAACAGCGATTTTAGGGCTTTTAATGATGAGTTTAGAGGCAAAAAACTATGAAGTAAAAATGCTTGATCTTGATAGCAAAAATCAAACGATGATTTTTGAGCCAGCCGTCCTACACATAGAAGTGGGTGATAGCGTAACTTTCGTCCCAACTCACAAAAGCCACTGGGCTAAAAGCGTGATAGTGCCTAAGGGTGCTAGCAAATTTGAAAGCAAACTTGATGAAAAAGCGACTTTTACATTTGAAAAAGAGGGTGTTTATCTTTATGAGTGCCCACCACATAGAATGATGAATATGCTAGGTTTCATACAAGTTGGCAAAGCAGAGAATTTAGAGCAAATCAAAAACGCCGTGCCTAAGCTTGAAAAAAGAGCAATGATGAATCAAGGACGCCTTGAAGCTTATGTTAAAGAGCTAAAATAA